Proteins encoded within one genomic window of Leptidea sinapis chromosome 7, ilLepSina1.1, whole genome shotgun sequence:
- the LOC126965397 gene encoding calcium/calmodulin-dependent protein kinase type 1-like: protein MPLFGKKDFGRKSKKDGKDSEKQPSIEDKYIVKDLLGTGAFSEVRLIESKENGQHFACKIIDKKALKGKEDSLENEIRVLKRFSENAKGEGAEKKMFSHPNIVQLLETYEDKNKVYLVMELVTGGELFDRIVEKGSYTEKDASNLIRQVLEAVDYMHTQGVVHRDLKPENLLYYSADEDSKIMISDFGLSKIEDSGIMATACGTPGYVAPEVLAQKPYGKAVDVWSIGVISYILLCGYPPFYDENNDADLFAQILKGDFEFDSPYWDDISESAKDFIRHLMCVDVEKRYTCKQALGHPWISGNAASNKNIHGTVSAQLKNFAKSRWKQAYHATTVIRQMQKLRLYSSGTSRNPNTPAPQPDVPQPSTEQ, encoded by the exons ATGCCGCTTTTTGGTAAGAAAGATTTTGGaagaaagtcaaaaaaagatGGTAAGGATTCTGAAAAACAACCTTCCATTGAAgacaaatatattgtaaaagatTTGTTGGGAACAGGAGCCTTTTCGGAAGTGCGCTTGATAGAAAGCAAAGAAAACGGGCAACATTTCGCCTgcaaaattattgataaaaaagcCCTGAAAGGCAAAGAAGATTCATTGGAGAATGAAATTAGAGTCTTAAAAAGATTTAGCGAGAATGCTAAAGGTGAAGgcgctgagaaaaaaatgttttcacatCCTAACATCGTCCAGCTGTTAGAAACATATGAAGACAAAAACAAAGTATATCTAGTCATGGAACTTGTAACAGGTGGCGAGCTGTTTGATAGAATAGTCGAAAAGGGCTCGTACACTGAAAAAGATGCGTCCAATCTGATCAGACAAGTTTTGGAAGCTGTTGATTACATGCATACTCAAGGAGTAGTGCATAGAGATTTGAAACCAGAGAATCTTCTCTACTATAGTGCTGATGAAGATAGTAAAATAATGATAAGTGACTTTGGCTTGTCAAAGATTGAAGACTCAGGAATCATGGCTACTGCATGCGGCACTCCCGGTTATGTAGCACCTGAGGTGCTGGCTCAGAAACCATATGGCAAAGCTGTTGATGTATGGAGCATAGGTGTTATCTCATACATTCTACTGTGTGGCTACCCACCGTTTTATGATGAAAATAATGATGCTGACCTGTTTGCCCAGATTCTTAAGGGTGACTTTGAATTTGACTCACCATATTGGGATGATATCAGTGAGTCGGCTAAAGATTTCATCAGACATCTTATGTGTGTTGATGTGGAGAAGCGATACACATGCAA GCAAGCGTTAGGTCATCCCTGGATATCTGGTAACGCAGCCAGCAATAAGAATATCCATGGTACTGTTTCTGCACAACTGAAGAACTTCGCCAAGTCACGCTGGAAACAAGCCTACCATGCAACCACTGTGATCCGACAAATGCAAAAGTTACGGCTATACAGTAGCGGCACCAGTCGCAATCCAAACACCCCTGCACCACAACCAGATGTGCCGCAACCATCTACAGAACAATAG